A single window of Deinococcus seoulensis DNA harbors:
- the rplA gene encoding 50S ribosomal protein L1, whose protein sequence is MPKHGKRYEALVAKVDRSKQYTIDEAAALVKDIATAKFDETVEVHFRLGIDPRKSDQNVRGTVALPHGTGRSVRVAVITKGENVQAAEAAGADVVGSDELIERIAGGFMEFDAVVATPDMMAQVGQKLARLLGPRGLLPNPKSGTVGPDVAGMVKSLKAGRIEFRNDKTGVVHAPIGKASFEPGNLSANYSALISALEAAKPGSAKGVFLRSAFLTTTMGPSIQLTLSGGSNA, encoded by the coding sequence ATGCCTAAGCACGGTAAGCGTTACGAGGCGCTCGTCGCCAAGGTGGACCGCAGCAAGCAGTACACCATCGACGAGGCCGCCGCGCTGGTCAAGGACATCGCCACCGCGAAGTTCGACGAGACCGTCGAAGTGCACTTCCGCCTCGGCATCGACCCCCGCAAGAGCGACCAGAACGTGCGTGGCACGGTCGCCCTGCCCCACGGCACCGGCCGTAGCGTGCGCGTCGCCGTGATCACCAAGGGTGAGAACGTGCAGGCCGCCGAGGCTGCTGGCGCGGACGTGGTCGGCAGTGACGAACTGATCGAGCGCATCGCCGGTGGGTTCATGGAGTTCGACGCTGTTGTCGCCACCCCCGACATGATGGCCCAGGTCGGCCAGAAGCTCGCGCGTCTGCTCGGGCCGCGCGGCCTGCTGCCCAACCCCAAGAGCGGCACCGTCGGTCCCGACGTGGCTGGCATGGTCAAGAGCCTGAAAGCCGGTCGCATCGAGTTCCGTAACGACAAGACCGGCGTCGTCCACGCGCCCATCGGCAAGGCCAGCTTCGAACCCGGCAACCTCAGCGCCAACTACAGCGCGCTGATCAGCGCCCTCGAAGCCGCCAAGCCCGGCAGCGCCAAGGGCGTGTTCCTGCGCAGCGCCTTCCTGACCACCACGATGGGCCCCAGCATCCAGCTGACCCTCAGCGGCGGCAGCAACGCCTGA